The DNA window AGTTTGAGAGGCaggattaattaatatatatcaaagtctgggagcatagtttagtaaataaataatcactaaaatagtaaaattgaatgaaattagacaaagtccttaaatccaacaatttcaatagtttagtttagggggcatttttaacaaccttcaaagtttaaggggcatgatttggtacacaTCAaagttagtaaaaaaaaaagattatattAGTTTTACTAATtgattacttacattttatatGAAGATATGGACAGGCTTGTAACAAGTGTGCCAGGAATGGAAAGTTTTCTACGATGTCGTGATTTGCCAAGTCTATGCCGAGTGAGTGACACAACTGACAAAGCTTTCCAAATGATTCCTCAAGTGGCTAACCATAGTCGTCGAGCCCGAGCAATTATACTCAATACATTTGAGGATCTCGAAGGTCCAATTGTGAATCGCTTGACTGAGTTTTGCCCTAATATTTACACAATTGGGCCTCTTCATGCCCACCTAAATGACAAGTTGTCCAATAGTCTTTACGATGTAGACCGAAGCTGTCTCACTTGGCTCAATTCTCAACCTCCAAAATCAGTTATCTATGTTAGTTTTGGTAGCGTCGCTATAATGACAAAACCCGAGTTAATCGAGTTTTGGTATGGTTTGGTAAACAGCAAGCATCGCTTCTTATGGGCGATGCGGCCGGACATGTTAGTGGGGATTGAGGATGGCGACAATTCAATCTTGGCGGAGTTAAAAGAGGCAACAAGAGAGAGAGGGTTCATGGTGGGCTATGCTCCACAAGAGCAAGTTCTGGCCCACACCGCTGTGGGTGGGTTTCTGACCCACAGCGGTTGGAACTCAACTTTGGAGAGTATAGTCTCAGGAGTACCAATGATATGTTGGCCTTCTTTTGCGGATCAACAAATCAATAGTAGATTTGTTAGTCGAGTATGGAATCTTGGATTGGATATGAAGGATGTTTCTGATAGGAAAGTTGTGGAAAGGATGGTGAATGATTTGATGGTAAAGAGGAGGGAAGAGTTTGTTAAATCAACGGCTGAGATGGCTAGATTAGCCAAAATGAGTGTAAATGAAGGTGGGTCATCTTATTCTAATTTGAAAAGGTTGATAGAGGATATAAGAGTTGTGGGAGCAAGTGAAAACACTACATGATGAAATGTATTTATGGGCAATTCCTTTGGCAATTATGTCATAAGTGATATGTATCCTTTTAATTT is part of the Cannabis sativa cultivar Pink pepper isolate KNU-18-1 chromosome 5, ASM2916894v1, whole genome shotgun sequence genome and encodes:
- the LOC133038048 gene encoding 7-deoxyloganetic acid glucosyltransferase-like codes for the protein MQRVASSFTILIMEINNQGPQIIPRVLIFPIPAQGHVSPMLNLAELLAMSGLHVTFLNTDHIHNRLIKYTDVKTRCTKYPGFLFKTISDGLEKEHGKSVWDFIFHLQKNIKPVLKEMLVSGQLGSGESPYITYMILDGLFGEFTIDVAEELGIPCVHFRTASACCFWSFFFFPRLVDTGEIPITDMDRLVTSVPGMESFLRCRDLPSLCRVSDTTDKAFQMIPQVANHSRRARAIILNTFEDLEGPIVNRLTEFCPNIYTIGPLHAHLNDKLSNSLYDVDRSCLTWLNSQPPKSVIYVSFGSVAIMTKPELIEFWYGLVNSKHRFLWAMRPDMLVGIEDGDNSILAELKEATRERGFMVGYAPQEQVLAHTAVGGFLTHSGWNSTLESIVSGVPMICWPSFADQQINSRFVSRVWNLGLDMKDVSDRKVVERMVNDLMVKRREEFVKSTAEMARLAKMSVNEGGSSYSNLKRLIEDIRVVGASENTT